In the Bacillus sp. FJAT-42376 genome, ATACTGGCAAAGGCACGTATCCGCTACAACGATGAGCTGCGGAAAGTATTCTTTAATTTGGCGGATTGCTTTTTGAACAATGCCGTGATCATGATAGGCCTCAGAACCAACCGCATCTTTATGGTCCGGTACGCCGAATACGATAACCGAACGGATTCCAAGGTCCACAAGCTCCTGCATTTCTCCATTCAGATGGTCTAGGGATACCTGCTCGACCCCCGGCATGGATGCGACGGCATTTCGTTTATTTTCTCCCTCTACAACAAATATTGGATAAATAAAATCTTCCGGTCTTAAAAAAGTTTCTCTCATCATCGCTCGCATTCCTTCGCTGGAACGAAGTCTGCGGTGTCTCGCAAATTGTATATCCATTTATATTTCCTCCTTATGTGCATGGTCAATGATTTTATCCACCATACCTTCAATGGTGTAAGGATTTGCTATAAGTCCATCATACCCGTAATCTCTCAGCGATTCAGCTGTCACGTCTCCAATGCAGACAAAAACAGGCGGAGACCCATTTACCTCTTTTATTCCCTTCATGAAGGAATGGACAATTGACGGGCTTGTAAACGTTACATAGTCAATTTCTTTCTTTTCCAGGAGGTCTGAAAGCTCTCCAATTCCATCTGCTACGGGCTTATTCTCATAAAGGATTAATTCCTTCACATCAATTCGGTTCTCTTTCATTCTAAAAAAAACAGCCTGTTTGGATAAGCTTCCCCGAATAATTAAAACCCGGTCACCCTTTGACACAAATCCTTCCAGCTCATCAGCGAGTTGATTTCCTGAGAAAACCTGCGGAATAAGATTTGGTTTCATTCCAGCCGCCTGCAGCCGGCTGGCTGTTTTCTTCCCTACTGCGGCAATTTTGACGGACGGCGGGATCATAAATTCCTGCTTTTTTAAAAAATAATCAAAAAAGCGGACTCCGTTCACACTCGTAAAGATCAGCCAGTCAAAGGCGGTTAAATCCTTTAAATGTTCAGCAATAATTTCTTCGTTTTCAGCCGGGAGAAACGCCACAAGCGGAATCACGATTGGTATGCCGCCCTTCTCATCAATCAGACGCGCAAAAGAAGCCGCCTGGCTTTTTTCTCTTGTAATCAAGATTTTTTTTCCACTCAGCGGCTTCTCTTTATTCATGATTGATCCAGCTCCTCCTTTACCCGGGAAATAAGTTCTTTTGCACCTTGTTCTTCAAGTTTAAGGGCGACTTTCTTTCCAAGGTCTGCCGGATCGGATCCGGTCAGCGTTTCCCGGAAAATCTTCTTCCCGTCAGGATCTGCTACAAGGCCTGTCAATTCAATCTGATGTTCTCCGCTCAGTACGGCATATCCGGCAATCGGAACTTGACAGCCGCCTTCCATCACTTTCAAAAAGGCTCGTTCCGCCCTGACCGTTTTCTCTGTTTCCGCATCATTGATTTTGGAAAGAATCTCAAGAAGCTCGGTATCATTTTCCCTGCATTCTATTGCAAGAGCTCCCTGGCCGACAGCCGGAAGACATGATGATGGATCAAGGTACTCCGTAACCGTCTCCCGGCTCCAGCCCATTCTTGCAAGTCCGGCAGCAGCTAAAATAATCGCGTCATAATCTTCATTTTGAAGCTTTGAAAGTCTCGTATCGATATTCCCGCGAATCCATTTAATCTCCAGGTCCGGACGCATAGCGAGCAGCTGGGCACTTCTCCTTAAGCTGCTCGTTCCGATAATGGAGCCTTCCGGAAGCTCAGAAAGCTTGCGGTGATCCTTGGAAATGAGTGCATCCCGCACATCTTCCCTCTTTGGAATACAGCCGATTGTCAGTCCTTCCGGAAGTTCAGCAGGCATATCCTTCATACTATGGACGGCCATATCAATCTCTCCGTCAAACATCGCCTGTTCAATTTCCTTTACGAACAAGCCTTTTCCCCCGACTTTCGATAAGGTCACGTCTAGTATGCGGTCTCCCTTTGTGACAATTTCTTTCACTTCAAATTCATAGGGCAAGTTCAAACTCTGCAGCTTGCGGATAAACCAGTTTGTCTGAGTCAGTGCAAGCTTGCTTTTTCTGGAACCGATAATAATTTTCCTCATGTGTATCCTCCCAATCTGCATTCCCGAAATCTATGAATACACATGAAAACGGGACAAACTTCCAAATAAGAAAAAGTTAATCAGCAGGACAAGAAAAGCGGCTGCATTCCAAAGCGCAATCGGTTTCCCCTGCCGATCTTTTACAATTTTGATGTAAAGGTACATGCTGTATACAAGAATAACCGCGAAGGACCCGGTCACCTTCGGATCATACCACTGAAAGTCAGGCAGTTTGATATATGCCCAGATTGAGCCGAGAATCAGGCTCAGCAGCAGCATCGGCACTCCGGTAACATTCAGCAGGTAAGCCATGTGATCCAGTGTGGAAAGGTCATGGATCCGGATAAGCCTTCTCCCCCACTGTTTCTTCTTCAGCAGCCTGTATTGCAGCAAGTAAAGCATTGAAAAAACAAAGCTTAAAGTAAACGCCCCATATGAAAGGATGGCCATCGTAATGTGGATAATCGACAGCTCTGATATCAGCTGGTCCGAAAGCTGCCCAGGCTGATTCTGCGAAAAAGCAAACGTGTTAAGAGCAAGCATAATAAATCCAAGCATGCTCGTGAAGAAGGGAATAAAATCCGCTTTTTGAAACCAGTTAAGCACAAGCGATAAGGTAACCAGAACCCACGTATAAAAATATAAGCCTTCCACGATATTCAGGATGGGAAAGGTTCCGTAAACCGCCATTTCATAAAACAAAAAAATTGTTTGCAGCAGCCAAACAATAGAAAGCAACCAGAAGGCAATTCTGCTTGCCTTCCGATTCGTATTTACAAAATCAATAAAATAAAAGAGAACACAACATGCATATATAATAACCGCTGCTTCATTCAGCCGGTTCAAGTCCAACCCCATCATTAAGCCATATCCTTTCTAGTAAGATGGATAGGAAACGCTCTGAACGGTGTGGGACTCCATGCCGCGCTCAGATACATGATTTCTGTCTTTTTGCTGTTCGACCTGCTCGCGAATGTTAAAGATATCGCTGAAAAGTTCAAGGGCTTCATCGCCATCCTGTTCAGCAGCAAGTTCTTTCGCTTTGAGAATCGGGTCACGGAGCAGCTGATTGATAATGCTCTTCGTATGCTTATTCAGAAGCTTGATATCCCGCTCTGAAAGATCGGGCATCTTACGCTCAATGCTCTGCATCGTTTCCGATTGAATCGATAATGCCTTTTCCCTGAGCGCCGTAATCACAGGCACGACACCCAGCATATTCAGCCACTGCTTAAATTGCACAATTTCTGCTTCAATCATGATGCCAACCCGTTCGGCAGCTGCTTTTCGCTCCTGCATGTTGGCCTCAACAATTCCCTCCAGATCGTCAATGTCGTAAAGGAAGATGCTTTCAAGCTCATTGATGGATGGATCAATGTCTCTTGGCACGGCGATGTCCACCATAAACAAAGGCTTGCCTCTGCGCTGTTTTTCAACTTCCGCCATCATTTCCTTCGTTACGACAAAATCCTTGGCGCCTGTTGAGCTAATGACGATATCCGCATCCTTTAATGCCGGCTCGAGTTCCGCAAAACTTATGGCTTTGCCGCTGAATTTTTCCGCCAGCTGCCTCGCCTTCTCCAGTGTGCGGTTCACGACCGTAACCTCGCTTACCCCGTTCCCATGAAGGTTTTGAGCAGCGAGTTCACTCATTTTGCCCGCTCCAAGAATCAGCACCCTTTTTGAAGACAGATTCCCGAAAATTTTCTTTGC is a window encoding:
- a CDS encoding uroporphyrinogen-III synthase, giving the protein MNKEKPLSGKKILITREKSQAASFARLIDEKGGIPIVIPLVAFLPAENEEIIAEHLKDLTAFDWLIFTSVNGVRFFDYFLKKQEFMIPPSVKIAAVGKKTASRLQAAGMKPNLIPQVFSGNQLADELEGFVSKGDRVLIIRGSLSKQAVFFRMKENRIDVKELILYENKPVADGIGELSDLLEKKEIDYVTFTSPSIVHSFMKGIKEVNGSPPVFVCIGDVTAESLRDYGYDGLIANPYTIEGMVDKIIDHAHKEEI
- the hemC gene encoding hydroxymethylbilane synthase; translation: MRKIIIGSRKSKLALTQTNWFIRKLQSLNLPYEFEVKEIVTKGDRILDVTLSKVGGKGLFVKEIEQAMFDGEIDMAVHSMKDMPAELPEGLTIGCIPKREDVRDALISKDHRKLSELPEGSIIGTSSLRRSAQLLAMRPDLEIKWIRGNIDTRLSKLQNEDYDAIILAAAGLARMGWSRETVTEYLDPSSCLPAVGQGALAIECRENDTELLEILSKINDAETEKTVRAERAFLKVMEGGCQVPIAGYAVLSGEHQIELTGLVADPDGKKIFRETLTGSDPADLGKKVALKLEEQGAKELISRVKEELDQS
- a CDS encoding cytochrome c biogenesis protein, translated to MMGLDLNRLNEAAVIIYACCVLFYFIDFVNTNRKASRIAFWLLSIVWLLQTIFLFYEMAVYGTFPILNIVEGLYFYTWVLVTLSLVLNWFQKADFIPFFTSMLGFIMLALNTFAFSQNQPGQLSDQLISELSIIHITMAILSYGAFTLSFVFSMLYLLQYRLLKKKQWGRRLIRIHDLSTLDHMAYLLNVTGVPMLLLSLILGSIWAYIKLPDFQWYDPKVTGSFAVILVYSMYLYIKIVKDRQGKPIALWNAAAFLVLLINFFLFGSLSRFHVYS
- the hemA gene encoding glutamyl-tRNA reductase — encoded protein: MHILVVGINHKTAPVDIREKLSFDPSELGSAMKKLRTQKSVLENIIVSTCNRTEIYAVVDQLHTGRYYLKAFLADWFALEMEQFAPFLTFYENDGAVDHLFRVSCGLDSMIVGETQILGQVRSSFLEGQELDTTGTVFNYLFKEAVTLAKRAHSETEIGSHAVSVSYAAVQLAKKIFGNLSSKRVLILGAGKMSELAAQNLHGNGVSEVTVVNRTLEKARQLAEKFSGKAISFAELEPALKDADIVISSTGAKDFVVTKEMMAEVEKQRRGKPLFMVDIAVPRDIDPSINELESIFLYDIDDLEGIVEANMQERKAAAERVGIMIEAEIVQFKQWLNMLGVVPVITALREKALSIQSETMQSIERKMPDLSERDIKLLNKHTKSIINQLLRDPILKAKELAAEQDGDEALELFSDIFNIREQVEQQKDRNHVSERGMESHTVQSVSYPSY